From a single Mangifera indica cultivar Alphonso chromosome 19, CATAS_Mindica_2.1, whole genome shotgun sequence genomic region:
- the LOC123203594 gene encoding uncharacterized protein LOC123203594: MGNSSAESTAMEENSLESVLAALVSDDDLMSGHAFLEANGGHELCHSLLKMWKSLRPSTQKVISLAAVVRTLEKDKECLRVNLDTAEEEVKLLYEENKILNKENKKLLRQLHRHRNRNDSNGKQTSSASAKSNK, encoded by the exons TCTTCTGCTGAGAGCACTGCTATGGAAGAAAATTCACTCGAGTCTGTTTTAGCAGCATTAGTCAGTGATGATGATCTTATGTCTGGTCATGCATTCTTGGAAGCTAATGGCGGTCATGAATTATGTCACTCATTGCTGAAAATGTGGAAAAG TTTGAGGCCATCAACTCAAAAGGTCATATCGCTAGCTGCTGTAGTTAGGACACTTGAGAAGGATAAAGAATGTCTTAGGGTGAACCTTGATACAGCTGAAGAGGAG GTGAAATTGCTatatgaagaaaacaaaatattgaataaggaGAATAAAAAGTTATTGAGACAACTCCACAGACACAGGAACCGTAATGATTCCAATGGAAAGCAAACTAGCAGTGCATCTGCCAAG TCAAACAAGTGA